TGATACTCGTCACGTACAAGCCGAACGGATCCGATTCCTCGAACGAGAAAATGCCCAGATCGCGGCAGAACGCGACTCACGAAAGGTTAAGTTTCTTTGGACGCCCGAGATTCGTGCAAAATTCAGAGAGGCAATCGAAACAGCGCGCGAACGTCTCCTAATCCTTTCAGGTTTTATCTCATCGGACGTTGTCAATGAGCAATTTGAAACGAGTTTGAGGAACGCTCTCAATCGAGGCGTGCGCGTCTGGATAGGCTACGGTTTCGATAAAGAAAGTCGGCGTGGCGAGGACCAACGAGCGCAACCAGGCTGGCTCGAAGCCGAAAATGTCTTCAAAAGATTGAAGAACGAGTTTCCTGAGTGCTTCATCTATCGGGACCTACAGCGGAGCCATGAGAAACGGTTGATTTGCGATAACCGATTCACGTTTGGAGGTAGCTTCAATCTCTTGTCATTCTCCGGAGAGGCGAGAAGGAACAGAAAGTTACGCCACGAGGGCGCAGACCTTATAGAAGATGCAGCGTACTGTGATGAGCAGTTCGATTGGTATCAACGCCTGTTCTTTTCGTAGCAGAGCAAATCCGGAGTTTGGCGGTCACTGACTTCAGCCGTTCGATTGTCGTATCGGAACTGATTCAACCAAGAATTGGCAATCAGCGGTGTCATTTTGGTGTCATAGACCATCCAAAACCGCCCCGAAACGGGGCGAATCATCCTGAAGCGCCATACCGCCAAACCTGCATAAATACTGAACAAACCGAACTATCCCGAACCGTTCCGAAGGATGGCTGCCTGCTTCGGGAGCAGGTGCGCTTGATGCGTTTCCCGTGCAACCTGTGTGGTAGGACAGATCGCGTAGAGCGGTCGTATCGATGGGGGTAATCCTGGGGAAACAACCCTTTCAAAATGGGTCGAAACGGCGCACAACGGTTCGAAGTCGCATATGGCGCAAACCCGCACCAGCACTAAACGCATGCGATTCAGATACAACCGGTTCAAACCTGTGCCGTAAACTTCCCAAGCTGAGGGTCGCGGGTTCGAATCCCGTTTCCCGCTCCAGTCATCGCACCTGACAGCGCAACCAGCCGCCGCCGTACCCAAGACGCGACGAAACCTGGGTCGTGAACGCCGACACGACATGCGTGGTGCTGCCCACCGCCGCGAGCTACGCCGACGTACGCTTGCGCCTGCTGCGAGAGCTCGTCCTGGTTCCGAGTGCTGGGAAGTGGCGATCCGAGTAGGGCAGGTGGGTCGTTCCTCGCCCGAGGATGTGCAGGTAGTTGGCGGTTTCGCCCTCGTAGGGCGCTCCATGGTTCCACGGAACCCACGAGCGGGCGTTTGAGTAGTGGCACACGAAGGCGCGTCGCCATCGGGATTCGGCGCGATTCGGGTGCGAGCGGTGGAGCAGGTGCCCGTCGAAGAAGACGACATCGCCCGGATCCAGCACGACGGGGATCGCAGGCGCATACTTGCGCACGACGCGCGTCAGCGTGTTCACCTCGTCGTCGAGGTGGCTGATGTGGTCAACTCGCTCCAGATCGGAAAAGGCTCCCGCCGCGTGGACACGGCTCTCTCCGCCGGGCGGGTAGATCGGCTCGTGGTGAGAACCCGGCACGACCCACAGGCAGCCGTTCTCCTCGTCCGCGCGATCCAGCGCCAGCCAAGCGCCGTTCAGCGTGTCGGGGTAGACGGTGATGTAGGCTGAGTCCTGATGCCATCCCTGACCGCCCATGCCCGGCGCGTTGAAGAAGAGCATCGTCTGGAGGCAGAGAACGTCGGGCCCGATCAACGCCTCCTGGACGTCTAGGATCTTCGGGTGGAGCAGGTACTGCTCGTGCATCGCGTCGGTGCGGTGGAGCATGTGGATGCGCGAGAAGCGGCGGAGGAGTTCGTCGCGCGTCGCCCCCGGCGGCGGAGTTGGGACGTTCGGCAGGGACACGCTCCCGTCGAGGATACCCATGCCGTGCTCGAGCATCGCCTGGACGTCCGCGTCCGGGACGAGCCCTCGGACGATGAGGAACCCCTGGGCGTGATAGTGCCGATAGTCCTCGACCGCCACCTGATGGCGATCATCTCGTGCCTCCGCCGCCGGTACGTATGCCACAGTTGAGCCCTATGTCGTGTCAGGCGAGCGCCTGACGGATACGTGTCAAGCCC
The Candidatus Poribacteria bacterium genome window above contains:
- a CDS encoding phytanoyl-CoA dioxygenase family protein, with translation MAYVPAAEARDDRHQVAVEDYRHYHAQGFLIVRGLVPDADVQAMLEHGMGILDGSVSLPNVPTPPPGATRDELLRRFSRIHMLHRTDAMHEQYLLHPKILDVQEALIGPDVLCLQTMLFFNAPGMGGQGWHQDSAYITVYPDTLNGAWLALDRADEENGCLWVVPGSHHEPIYPPGGESRVHAAGAFSDLERVDHISHLDDEVNTLTRVVRKYAPAIPVVLDPGDVVFFDGHLLHRSHPNRAESRWRRAFVCHYSNARSWVPWNHGAPYEGETANYLHILGRGTTHLPYSDRHFPALGTRTSSRSRRKRTSA